A genomic window from Pseudocitrobacter corydidari includes:
- the yqhD gene encoding alcohol dehydrogenase → MFNFDLHTPTRILFGKGVIENLRAQIPADARVLVTYGGGSVKKTGVLDQVLTALKGLDVREFGGIEPNPSYETLMHAVKIARDEKITFLLAVGGGSVLDGTKFIAAAAHYDASIDPWEILETYGSKVNSAIPMGSVLTLPATGSESNKGAVISRKTTGDKRAFMSPHVQPVFAILDPVYTYTLPPRQVANGVVDAFVHTVEQYVTYPVNGKIQDRFAEGILLTLVEDGPKALKEPENYDVRANIMWAATQALNGLIGAGVPQDWATHMLGHELTAMHGLDHAQTLAIVLPALWNEKRDTKRAKLLQYAERVWNITEGSDDARIDAAIAATRNFFEQMGVPTHLSDYGLDGSSIPALLKKLEEHGMTKLGENQDITLEVSRRIYEAAR, encoded by the coding sequence ATGTTTAATTTTGATCTCCATACCCCAACCCGTATTCTTTTCGGTAAAGGCGTTATTGAAAACCTGCGTGCGCAAATTCCTGCGGATGCTCGCGTTCTGGTGACCTACGGCGGCGGCAGCGTGAAAAAAACCGGCGTACTGGACCAGGTGTTAACCGCGCTGAAAGGTCTGGACGTTCGCGAGTTTGGCGGCATTGAGCCAAACCCGTCTTATGAAACGCTGATGCACGCGGTGAAAATTGCCCGCGACGAAAAAATCACGTTCCTGCTGGCCGTTGGCGGCGGTTCCGTGCTGGATGGCACCAAGTTCATCGCGGCGGCGGCGCATTACGATGCGTCTATCGATCCGTGGGAAATTCTGGAAACTTACGGCAGCAAGGTGAACAGCGCGATTCCGATGGGTTCCGTTCTTACCCTTCCGGCAACCGGTTCTGAATCCAATAAAGGTGCGGTTATTTCCCGTAAAACGACCGGTGACAAACGCGCATTTATGTCGCCGCACGTGCAGCCGGTGTTCGCGATTCTGGACCCGGTATACACCTACACTCTGCCGCCGCGTCAGGTGGCGAACGGTGTGGTTGACGCCTTCGTGCACACGGTCGAACAGTACGTCACCTATCCGGTAAACGGCAAAATTCAGGATCGCTTCGCGGAAGGTATTCTGCTGACGCTGGTTGAAGATGGCCCGAAAGCGCTGAAAGAACCTGAAAACTACGATGTTCGCGCCAATATTATGTGGGCGGCAACCCAGGCATTAAACGGCCTGATTGGCGCAGGCGTGCCGCAGGACTGGGCAACCCACATGCTGGGTCACGAACTGACCGCCATGCACGGCCTCGACCACGCACAGACGCTGGCTATCGTCCTGCCGGCCCTGTGGAATGAAAAACGTGATACCAAACGCGCCAAACTGCTGCAATACGCAGAACGCGTCTGGAACATCACCGAAGGTTCCGATGATGCGCGTATCGACGCCGCCATCGCCGCCACCCGCAATTTCTTCGAGCAAATGGGCGTACCGACTCATTTGTCCGATTACGGTCTGGACGGCAGCTCTATTCCGGCGCTGCTGAAAAAACTCGAAGAACACGGCATGACAAAACTGGGTGAAAATCAGGATATTACCCTCGAAGTAAGCCGTCGCATTTACGAAGCGGCTCGTTAA
- a CDS encoding AraC family transcriptional regulator, whose product MNREEICALLTDKVKSLKSNEQKLSALVPDIQLIYGTQPAARTPVMYRPGIIFLFSGYKIGYINERTFRYDANEYLLLTVPLPFECETFATEAAPLAGLRLNVDILQLQELLMDIGEDERFQPAMAASGINSATLSDEILCAAERLLDVMERPLEARILGKQIIREMLFYVLTGPRGGALLALVSRQTHFSQISRVLKRIESQYTESLSVDQLAAEANMSLSAFHHNFKSVTSTSPLQYLKTYRLHKARMMMVHDGLKASAAAMQVGYESASQFSREFKRYFGITPGEDAARLRAIQIV is encoded by the coding sequence ATGAACCGGGAAGAGATTTGCGCGTTGCTGACGGATAAAGTTAAGTCACTGAAAAGTAATGAGCAAAAGCTCAGTGCTTTGGTGCCGGATATCCAGCTTATCTACGGTACGCAGCCTGCCGCTCGTACGCCTGTTATGTACCGTCCTGGGATTATATTTCTCTTTTCTGGCTATAAGATTGGCTATATCAATGAACGTACCTTCCGCTACGACGCCAATGAATACTTACTGCTGACGGTGCCGCTGCCGTTTGAGTGTGAAACCTTTGCCACCGAGGCCGCGCCGCTGGCCGGGTTACGTCTGAACGTCGATATTTTGCAGCTTCAGGAGCTGCTGATGGATATTGGGGAAGATGAACGCTTTCAGCCTGCAATGGCGGCGAGCGGCATTAACTCGGCGACGCTCTCTGATGAGATCCTTTGTGCGGCCGAGCGCCTGCTGGATGTGATGGAACGCCCGCTGGAAGCGCGCATCCTCGGCAAACAGATTATCCGCGAAATGTTGTTCTATGTGCTTACCGGACCGCGCGGTGGAGCATTGCTGGCATTGGTCAGCCGCCAGACGCACTTCAGTCAGATAAGCCGGGTATTGAAACGTATCGAAAGCCAGTACACCGAATCCTTGAGTGTCGATCAACTGGCCGCCGAAGCCAATATGAGCCTGTCGGCGTTTCATCATAACTTTAAATCGGTGACCAGCACGTCACCGTTGCAGTACCTGAAAACCTATCGCCTGCATAAGGCGCGAATGATGATGGTGCATGATGGATTAAAAGCAAGCGCAGCGGCAATGCAGGTGGGATATGAAAGCGCATCGCAGTTTAGCCGCGAATTTAAACGCTATTTCGGCATTACGCCTGGAGAAGATGCGGCGCGATTACGCGCGATTCAAATCGTTTAG
- the yghB gene encoding DedA family general envelope maintenance protein YghB, which translates to MVVIQDIVAALWQHDFAALANPHVVGVVYLVMFATLFLENGLLPASFLPGDSLLLLAGALIAKGVMGFVPTVIILTTAASLGCWLSYIQGRWLGNTRTVKGWLSQLPDKYHQRATCMFDRHGLLALLAGRFLAFVRTLLPTMAGISGLSNRRFQFFNWLSALLWVGVVTSLGYAISMIPFVKRHEDQVMTFLMILPIFLLVAGLLGTLVVVIKKKYCSA; encoded by the coding sequence ATGGTCGTCATTCAAGATATTGTCGCCGCGCTCTGGCAGCATGACTTTGCCGCGCTGGCGAATCCTCACGTTGTGGGGGTGGTTTATCTGGTCATGTTTGCCACGCTGTTTTTAGAAAACGGTCTGCTTCCGGCCTCCTTCCTGCCGGGCGATAGCCTGTTGCTGCTCGCGGGCGCGCTTATCGCCAAAGGGGTGATGGGATTCGTGCCGACGGTGATCATTCTGACGACCGCCGCCAGCCTCGGCTGCTGGCTGAGCTATATTCAGGGGCGCTGGTTGGGCAACACCCGTACGGTGAAAGGCTGGCTCTCGCAATTGCCGGATAAATACCATCAACGTGCAACCTGCATGTTCGATCGTCATGGCCTGCTGGCGCTGCTCGCCGGGCGCTTTCTGGCGTTCGTACGTACGCTGCTGCCAACCATGGCGGGTATTTCCGGACTCTCTAATCGCCGCTTCCAGTTCTTTAACTGGCTGAGCGCGCTGCTGTGGGTAGGCGTCGTCACCAGCCTTGGCTATGCCATCAGTATGATTCCGTTTGTAAAACGTCATGAAGATCAGGTGATGACCTTTCTGATGATCCTGCCTATTTTCCTGCTGGTTGCCGGGCTGCTCGGTACGCTGGTGGTGGTGATTAAGAAGAAATATTGCAGCGCCTGA
- the metC gene encoding cystathionine beta-lyase, producing MADKHLDTALVNAGRSKKYTQGSVNSVIQRASSLVFDTVEAKKHATRNRAKGELFYGRRGTLTHFSLQEAMCELEGGAGCALFPCGAAAVANTILAFVEQGDHVLMTNTAYEPSQDFCTKILGKLGVTTSWFDPLIGSDIAHLIQPNTKVVFLESPGSITMEVHDVPAIVAAVRSVAPDAIIMIDNTWAAGVLFKALDFGIDISIQAGTKYLIGHSDAMVGTAVSNERCWAQLRENAYLMGQMLDADTAYMTSRGLRTLGVRLRQHHESSLKIAEWLEQHPQVSRVNHPALPGSKGHEYWKRDFTGSSGLFSFVLNKRLTDAELATYLDNFSLFSMAYSWGGFESLILPNQPEQLAEIRPGGEVDFTGTLIRLHIGLENIDDLIADLAAGFARIV from the coding sequence ATGGCAGATAAGCACCTGGATACCGCGCTGGTCAACGCCGGGCGGAGTAAAAAGTACACGCAGGGTTCGGTAAACAGCGTCATTCAGCGCGCCTCTTCGCTGGTGTTCGACACCGTTGAGGCGAAGAAACATGCCACCCGTAATCGCGCGAAAGGCGAACTCTTTTATGGCCGTCGCGGCACACTCACCCACTTCTCGTTGCAGGAAGCGATGTGTGAACTGGAAGGCGGCGCGGGCTGCGCCCTCTTCCCTTGCGGCGCAGCGGCGGTCGCTAATACGATTCTGGCCTTCGTTGAACAGGGCGATCATGTGTTGATGACCAATACCGCCTATGAGCCGAGCCAGGATTTCTGCACCAAAATTCTGGGGAAACTGGGTGTCACCACCAGCTGGTTCGACCCGCTGATCGGCAGCGACATCGCGCACCTGATTCAGCCCAACACCAAAGTCGTGTTCCTGGAATCACCCGGTTCAATCACCATGGAAGTTCACGATGTTCCGGCGATTGTTGCCGCCGTGCGCAGCGTTGCGCCAGATGCAATCATTATGATCGACAACACCTGGGCAGCAGGCGTGCTGTTTAAGGCGCTCGATTTCGGAATCGATATCTCCATTCAGGCGGGCACAAAGTACCTGATTGGCCACTCTGACGCGATGGTCGGTACCGCGGTATCCAACGAACGCTGCTGGGCGCAACTGCGCGAAAATGCGTATCTGATGGGCCAGATGCTGGATGCGGACACCGCCTACATGACCAGCCGCGGACTGCGCACACTTGGCGTTCGCCTGCGTCAGCATCATGAAAGCAGCCTGAAAATTGCCGAATGGCTGGAACAGCATCCGCAGGTTTCCCGCGTGAATCATCCGGCGCTGCCGGGCAGTAAAGGCCACGAATACTGGAAACGAGATTTTACAGGCAGCAGCGGCCTGTTCTCCTTCGTGCTGAATAAGCGTTTAACCGATGCCGAGCTTGCGACTTACCTCGACAACTTCTCCCTGTTCAGCATGGCCTACTCGTGGGGCGGTTTTGAGTCGCTGATTTTGCCTAACCAGCCAGAACAGCTGGCGGAGATTCGCCCCGGCGGCGAAGTCGACTTTACCGGCACCCTTATTCGCTTACATATTGGTTTAGAAAACATTGACGATCTTATCGCGGATTTAGCAGCAGGCTTCGCGCGTATTGTGTAA
- the exbB gene encoding tol-pal system-associated acyl-CoA thioesterase, with protein sequence MGNNLMQTDLSVWGMYHHADIVVKVVMIGLILASVVTWAIFFSKSAELFSQKRRLKREQQLLAEARSIDQAHEIAAAFHAKSLSTQLIHEAQDERELSAGSEDNEGIKERTGFRLERRVAFVSRSMSRGTGYLATIGAISPFVGLFGTVWGIMNSFIGIAQTQTTNLAVVAPGIAEALLATAIGLFAAIPAVVIYNVFARLIGSYKANLSDVAAQVLLLQSRDLDLHASGVTQPVRSAQKLRVG encoded by the coding sequence GTGGGTAATAATTTGATGCAGACGGATCTCTCCGTTTGGGGTATGTATCATCATGCCGACATCGTTGTTAAAGTGGTTATGATTGGCCTGATTCTGGCATCCGTAGTCACCTGGGCTATCTTCTTTAGTAAGAGCGCAGAGTTGTTCTCCCAGAAGCGTCGCCTCAAACGCGAGCAGCAGCTGTTAGCGGAAGCCCGCTCTATCGATCAGGCGCACGAAATCGCCGCCGCCTTCCACGCGAAAAGCCTAAGCACGCAACTGATTCATGAAGCGCAGGACGAGCGCGAGCTTTCTGCGGGTTCCGAAGACAATGAAGGAATTAAAGAGCGTACCGGCTTCCGTCTGGAACGTCGTGTTGCCTTCGTGAGCCGTAGTATGAGCCGCGGTACCGGTTACCTCGCGACCATCGGCGCGATTTCCCCGTTCGTCGGTCTGTTCGGTACCGTTTGGGGTATCATGAACAGCTTCATCGGTATTGCGCAGACGCAAACCACCAACCTGGCCGTTGTTGCACCGGGTATCGCAGAAGCGCTGCTGGCGACCGCAATTGGTCTGTTCGCCGCTATTCCGGCGGTGGTTATCTATAACGTCTTCGCCCGTCTGATTGGCAGCTATAAAGCAAACCTCAGCGATGTTGCTGCGCAGGTTCTGCTGCTGCAAAGCCGTGACCTGGACCTCCACGCCAGCGGCGTGACCCAGCCGGTACGTTCCGCACAGAAATTACGAGTAGGTTGA
- the exbD gene encoding TonB system transport protein ExbD, protein MAMRLNENLDDNGEMHEINVTPFIDVMLVLLIIFMVAAPLATVDVKVNLPASSSQPQPRPEKPVYLSVKADKSMFLGNDPITDENMVNALNTLTEGKKDTTIFFRADKTVDYETMMKVMDTLHQAGYLKIGLVGEEHAGAK, encoded by the coding sequence ATGGCAATGCGTCTTAATGAAAATCTGGACGATAACGGCGAAATGCATGAAATCAACGTGACGCCGTTTATCGACGTTATGTTGGTTCTGCTGATCATCTTCATGGTTGCCGCGCCACTGGCGACGGTGGATGTGAAGGTCAATCTGCCTGCATCCTCCAGCCAACCGCAGCCGCGCCCGGAAAAACCGGTCTACCTGTCGGTGAAAGCAGATAAGTCGATGTTCCTGGGTAATGACCCTATTACCGATGAGAACATGGTGAACGCGTTGAACACGCTGACGGAAGGGAAGAAAGATACCACTATCTTCTTCCGCGCCGATAAAACCGTCGACTATGAAACGATGATGAAGGTGATGGACACCCTGCATCAGGCTGGTTATCTGAAAATTGGTCTGGTAGGGGAAGAACACGCGGGGGCGAAGTAA
- a CDS encoding methyl-accepting chemotaxis protein codes for MDKSNNIKARGSLRESISVSSIRQRADGQMLALVWLLWVISLVVGWIAGNGLVALFFATPLAILATLVTALFRGRLISRLFFAFILMAFSALLIQLGEGETEYHFSVFVLLSALLAWRDWRPLVMGAAVIAVHHLVFNYLQAYNLYHIVIFMHTGLHMVMMHGAFVVAQTLFLVVLALRMEQDAISASEVAKLAAVINCQPGSLTLARESNNSHSPFARTFSRTLGAMRNTLEQVSGNVVQLLDASHTILQRNTALSERTDSQANSLAIAASAMEQLASAASLTSEQASEARKRVLQACDVARQGGENIRAATASMMHIRDESQQINSILELIDGIAFQTNILSLNASVEAARAGEHGRGFAVVASEVRSLALRCEEAAKEIRQLTAASVKSTHQGAEQVELAGNTMQAIITHIEGLQDSLEILSSMSEQQRTSVMQMKGSIASIDASVQENVQHVAQTMQVAQQQQRYTGELKTAISVFRLV; via the coding sequence ATGGATAAATCAAACAATATAAAAGCTCGCGGATCGCTGCGTGAAAGTATCTCTGTTTCGTCTATTCGCCAGCGGGCCGACGGCCAGATGCTGGCGCTGGTGTGGCTGCTTTGGGTTATCTCGCTGGTTGTGGGCTGGATAGCCGGGAATGGGCTGGTGGCGCTATTTTTCGCGACGCCGTTGGCGATTCTGGCCACGCTTGTCACTGCACTTTTTCGCGGGCGATTAATTTCAAGACTGTTTTTTGCGTTTATCCTGATGGCCTTTTCCGCACTGCTTATTCAATTGGGTGAAGGCGAAACGGAATATCACTTCTCTGTTTTTGTGCTTTTATCCGCGTTGCTGGCCTGGCGTGACTGGCGTCCGTTGGTGATGGGCGCGGCGGTCATTGCGGTGCACCATTTAGTCTTTAACTATTTGCAGGCCTATAACCTTTATCACATCGTTATTTTTATGCATACCGGCCTGCATATGGTGATGATGCATGGTGCGTTTGTGGTGGCGCAAACCCTATTCCTGGTCGTACTGGCGTTGCGTATGGAACAGGATGCGATATCTGCCAGTGAGGTAGCGAAACTGGCGGCGGTCATTAATTGTCAACCCGGAAGCCTGACCCTGGCGCGAGAATCAAACAACAGCCATTCGCCGTTCGCCCGTACCTTTAGCCGCACGCTTGGCGCGATGCGTAATACGCTGGAGCAGGTAAGTGGCAATGTCGTTCAGTTGCTGGACGCGTCGCACACTATTTTGCAGCGCAATACCGCGCTATCGGAACGTACTGATAGCCAGGCCAATTCCCTTGCCATCGCCGCCAGCGCGATGGAGCAACTGGCGAGCGCGGCGTCACTGACCAGCGAACAAGCCAGCGAGGCGCGCAAGCGTGTTTTACAGGCGTGCGATGTCGCAAGGCAGGGCGGGGAAAACATCCGCGCGGCGACGGCTTCAATGATGCATATTCGTGATGAATCACAGCAGATTAATAGCATTCTTGAGTTAATCGACGGCATCGCCTTTCAGACGAATATTCTGTCGCTGAACGCCTCGGTTGAAGCGGCTCGCGCAGGCGAACATGGCCGAGGGTTTGCGGTGGTCGCCTCTGAAGTGCGTTCGCTGGCGTTACGTTGTGAAGAGGCGGCGAAAGAGATTCGCCAGCTTACCGCCGCCTCGGTGAAAAGCACCCATCAGGGCGCTGAGCAGGTCGAGCTGGCGGGAAATACCATGCAGGCGATCATTACGCATATTGAAGGCTTACAGGACTCGCTGGAAATCCTCTCTTCGATGAGCGAACAGCAGCGCACCAGCGTGATGCAGATGAAGGGCAGTATCGCCAGCATTGATGCCAGCGTGCAGGAAAACGTCCAGCATGTGGCGCAGACCATGCAGGTGGCGCAGCAGCAACAGCGCTATACCGGCGAACTGAAAACGGCGATTTCGGTGTTCAGGTTGGTGTAA
- a CDS encoding TIGR00645 family protein, with the protein MERFFENAMYASRWILAPVYFGLSLALLALMIKFFQEIFHVLPNIFELAEADLILTLLSLVDMTLVGGLLVMVMFSGYENFVSQLDISTHKEKLNWLGKMDATSLKNKVAASIVAISSIHLLRVFMDAKNVPDNKLMWYVIIHLTFVLSAFVMGYLDRLTRGQKH; encoded by the coding sequence ATGGAACGTTTTTTTGAAAATGCGATGTACGCGTCGCGCTGGATTTTAGCCCCGGTATATTTTGGCCTTTCATTGGCGCTGCTGGCGTTGATGATTAAGTTTTTTCAGGAGATCTTTCACGTTCTGCCTAACATCTTTGAACTGGCAGAAGCCGATCTTATCCTGACGTTGTTATCGCTGGTCGATATGACGCTGGTGGGCGGTTTGCTGGTGATGGTGATGTTCTCCGGTTACGAAAACTTTGTCTCGCAGCTGGATATCAGTACCCACAAAGAGAAGCTGAACTGGCTGGGAAAAATGGATGCCACCTCGCTGAAAAACAAGGTCGCGGCATCCATTGTCGCTATTTCATCTATCCACCTGCTGCGGGTGTTTATGGATGCCAAGAATGTGCCGGATAACAAGCTGATGTGGTATGTGATTATCCACCTGACATTTGTGCTGTCGGCGTTTGTCATGGGATATCTGGACCGCTTAACTCGTGGTCAGAAGCATTAA
- a CDS encoding aldo/keto reductase, whose amino-acid sequence MTWSANPARYEQMQYRYCGNSGLQLPALSLGLWHSFGHIQSLDSQRALLRKAFDCGITHLDLANNYGPPPGSAEENFGRLLREDFAAYRDELIISTKAGYDMWPGPYGKGGSRKYLLASLDQSLKRMGLDYVDIFYSHRVDENTPMEETAAALAQAVQSGKALYVGISSYSPERTQKMAELLREWKIPLLIHQPSYNLLNRWVDKSGLLNTLEENGVGCIAFTPLAQGLLTGKYLNGIPDGSRMQTEGKKARGLTENMLSESNLNSLRLLNEMAQSRGQSMAQMALSWLLKDNRVTSVLIGASRPEQIEENVQALNNLNFTAEELAQIDKHVADGQLNLWQASSDK is encoded by the coding sequence ATGACCTGGTCCGCCAATCCTGCCCGTTACGAGCAGATGCAATATCGCTATTGCGGCAACAGCGGCCTGCAACTGCCCGCGCTGTCACTCGGGTTATGGCACAGTTTCGGTCATATCCAGTCGCTCGACAGCCAGCGCGCGCTGCTGCGTAAAGCGTTCGACTGCGGCATTACTCACCTCGACCTCGCCAATAACTACGGCCCGCCTCCGGGCAGTGCGGAAGAGAACTTTGGCCGCCTGCTGCGGGAAGATTTCGCCGCCTATCGCGATGAGCTGATCATCTCGACCAAAGCCGGATACGACATGTGGCCGGGGCCATATGGCAAAGGCGGCTCGCGTAAATACCTGCTCGCCAGCCTCGACCAGAGCCTGAAGCGCATGGGGCTGGATTACGTCGATATCTTCTATTCGCACCGTGTGGACGAAAACACACCGATGGAAGAAACCGCTGCCGCGCTGGCGCAGGCGGTGCAGAGCGGCAAAGCGCTGTATGTTGGTATCTCGTCTTATTCGCCAGAGCGCACGCAAAAGATGGCTGAGTTATTGCGCGAGTGGAAAATCCCGTTACTTATCCACCAGCCGTCCTATAACCTGCTCAACCGCTGGGTGGATAAAAGCGGCCTGTTGAATACGCTGGAAGAGAACGGCGTCGGCTGCATCGCCTTTACCCCGCTGGCGCAAGGGCTGCTGACCGGTAAATACCTCAACGGAATTCCGGACGGCTCACGCATGCAGACCGAAGGGAAAAAAGCACGCGGCCTGACAGAAAACATGTTGAGCGAAAGCAACCTCAACAGCCTGCGCCTGTTGAACGAGATGGCGCAGAGTCGCGGTCAAAGCATGGCGCAAATGGCGCTAAGCTGGCTGCTGAAAGATAATCGTGTAACGTCTGTGCTGATTGGCGCGAGCCGACCGGAGCAAATTGAAGAGAACGTTCAGGCCCTGAATAACCTGAACTTTACGGCAGAAGAGCTGGCGCAGATTGATAAGCATGTTGCCGATGGGCAACTGAATTTGTGGCAGGCGTCGTCGGATAAATAG
- the yghX gene encoding YghX family hydrolase: MTRLTAKDFPQALLDYYDYYAHGKISKREFLQLAGRYAVGGMTALALFNLLKPNYALAEQVEFTDPDIKPEYIRYPSPNGHGEVRGYLVAPTKAAGKVPAVVVVHENRGLNPYIEDVARRVAKAGYIALAPDGLSSVGGYPGNDDEGRELQQKVDPTKLMNDFFAAIEFMQTHPQATGKVGITGFCYGGGVSNAAAVAYPELACAVPFYGRQAPVADVEKINAPLLLHYAALDTRINEGWPAMEEALKAHKKVYEAYIYPGVNHGFHNDSTPRYDKAAAELAWQRTLAWFEKYLH, from the coding sequence ATGACCCGACTGACCGCCAAAGACTTTCCGCAAGCGTTGCTCGATTACTACGACTATTACGCGCACGGTAAAATTTCAAAACGCGAGTTTCTGCAACTGGCCGGGCGGTACGCCGTCGGCGGTATGACTGCGCTGGCGTTGTTTAATCTGCTTAAGCCCAACTACGCGCTGGCGGAACAGGTCGAGTTCACCGACCCGGATATCAAACCGGAATATATTCGCTACCCGTCGCCCAACGGCCACGGCGAAGTGCGCGGTTATCTGGTCGCGCCGACGAAAGCCGCCGGAAAGGTACCCGCCGTGGTGGTGGTGCATGAAAATCGCGGGCTTAACCCGTATATAGAAGATGTTGCCAGGCGAGTGGCGAAGGCGGGCTATATCGCCCTTGCGCCGGATGGCCTCTCTTCCGTCGGCGGTTATCCCGGTAACGATGATGAAGGGCGCGAGTTACAGCAAAAAGTTGATCCGACCAAACTGATGAATGATTTCTTCGCCGCGATTGAGTTTATGCAGACGCATCCGCAGGCGACGGGCAAAGTGGGGATAACCGGTTTTTGCTATGGCGGCGGCGTGTCGAATGCAGCGGCGGTGGCTTACCCTGAGCTGGCCTGCGCGGTGCCGTTCTACGGGCGTCAGGCACCGGTCGCGGATGTGGAAAAAATCAACGCCCCTTTATTACTGCATTACGCGGCGCTGGATACGCGCATTAACGAAGGCTGGCCAGCGATGGAAGAGGCCCTAAAGGCGCATAAAAAAGTGTACGAAGCCTATATTTATCCGGGCGTGAATCATGGTTTCCACAATGACTCCACCCCGCGCTACGACAAGGCCGCAGCGGAGCTAGCCTGGCAGCGAACGCTGGCGTGGTTTGAGAAATATTTGCACTGA
- a CDS encoding DUF2623 family protein, with amino-acid sequence MDNHFGKGLMAGLKAPYADSAQKVLGFCSDYKRGFVLGFSHRMFEKTGDRQLSAWEAGVLTRRYGLDKEMVMDFFKEHESSTTVRYFMAGYRLEGR; translated from the coding sequence ATGGATAACCATTTTGGTAAAGGCCTGATGGCCGGGCTGAAAGCACCTTACGCCGACAGTGCGCAGAAGGTTCTGGGCTTTTGTTCTGACTATAAACGCGGGTTTGTGCTGGGGTTTTCCCATCGCATGTTTGAGAAGACGGGCGACCGGCAGCTCAGCGCATGGGAAGCGGGCGTCCTGACACGACGCTATGGTCTGGATAAAGAGATGGTGATGGATTTCTTTAAAGAGCACGAATCCAGCACGACGGTGCGCTACTTTATGGCGGGTTATCGCCTGGAAGGGAGATAA
- the yghU gene encoding glutathione-dependent disulfide-bond oxidoreductase, protein MSDNTYQPPKVWEWKKNGGGAFANINRPVSGATHEKELPVGHHPLQLYSLGTPNGQKVTIMLEELLALGVTGAEYDAWLIRIGEGDQFSSGFVEVNPNSKIPALRDHSTTPPTRVFESGNILLYLAEKFDHFLPKDPAGHVETLNWLFWLQGSAPFLGGGFGHFYNYAPVKIEYAIDRFTMEAKRLLDVLDKQLARGRYVAGEEYTIADMAVWPWFGNVVLGQVYGADEFLDAQSYKNVQRWAKDIASRPAVQRGRIVNRTNGPLNEQLHERHAASDFDTQTEDKRQG, encoded by the coding sequence ATGTCAGACAACACCTATCAGCCTCCCAAAGTCTGGGAGTGGAAGAAAAACGGCGGCGGTGCGTTCGCTAATATCAATCGCCCGGTTTCCGGCGCGACGCATGAAAAAGAGTTGCCGGTTGGGCATCACCCGCTTCAGCTCTATTCGCTGGGTACGCCAAACGGCCAGAAAGTCACCATCATGCTCGAAGAGTTGTTAGCGCTGGGCGTGACGGGCGCGGAGTATGACGCATGGCTGATTCGCATTGGCGAGGGCGATCAATTCTCCAGCGGTTTTGTTGAAGTGAACCCAAACTCGAAAATCCCGGCCCTGCGTGACCATTCCACCACGCCGCCGACCCGCGTGTTTGAGTCCGGCAATATCCTGCTGTATCTGGCGGAAAAATTTGACCACTTCCTGCCTAAAGATCCGGCGGGCCACGTAGAAACCCTGAACTGGCTATTCTGGCTGCAAGGCTCCGCGCCGTTCCTCGGCGGCGGTTTTGGTCACTTCTATAACTATGCGCCGGTGAAAATTGAGTACGCGATCGACCGTTTCACCATGGAAGCGAAACGTCTGCTGGATGTGCTGGATAAACAGCTGGCGCGTGGGCGCTATGTCGCAGGCGAGGAATACACCATTGCCGACATGGCGGTGTGGCCGTGGTTCGGCAACGTAGTGCTGGGTCAGGTTTATGGCGCGGATGAATTCCTTGATGCCCAAAGCTATAAAAACGTGCAGCGCTGGGCGAAGGATATCGCCAGCCGCCCGGCGGTACAGCGCGGACGCATTGTTAACCGCACCAACGGCCCATTGAATGAGCAACTGCATGAGCGTCATGCCGCCAGCGATTTCGACACCCAGACGGAAGATAAACGTCAGGGTTAA